The Rhodopirellula bahusiensis genome has a window encoding:
- a CDS encoding mercuric reductase, with protein sequence MNALLPRDEHNQQLEANVHPTNWKNPTPDQPYHLVVIGAGTAGLVTAAGAAGLGARVAIIERDLMGGDCLNVGCVPSKGVISAARVAATVKNASDFSVNVPDGVEVDFDGVMSRMRELRAKISHNDSAKRFQDLGVDVYFGQASFLDSQTIDVAGTRLPFKRAVIATGARAAAPPIKGLDQVDYLTNESFFSLTELPKRIGIIGAGPIGCEMAQSFAQLGSEVFLIESQHGILPKEDREAADIVQKAMLADGVQLLCCGHDLEIKNDGGIRLTVDSHGQHYDQPVDQLLVAVGRAPNVEKLNLDAVGVKFDKNGVDVNDNLQTTNPNIFAAGDVASKYQFTHVADFLARIVIQNSLFAIGPFGKKKASDLIIPWATYTSPEIAHVGMYEQDAKDAGIDIDTYIQHFDEVDRAILEGDEEGFVRIHTKKGTDKIIGATIVAKNAGDMISEITIAMNNNVGLGAIANAIHPYPTQAEAIRKLGDQYNRTRLTSFNKTMLNALMRWNVGR encoded by the coding sequence ATGAACGCTCTGCTTCCCCGTGATGAACACAACCAACAACTGGAAGCCAACGTCCACCCAACCAACTGGAAAAACCCAACTCCCGACCAACCATATCATTTGGTCGTCATCGGAGCCGGAACAGCTGGCTTGGTCACCGCAGCGGGAGCGGCCGGGTTGGGCGCCCGGGTCGCGATCATTGAACGAGACTTAATGGGAGGCGATTGCCTGAACGTCGGATGTGTTCCATCCAAGGGCGTCATCAGCGCCGCGCGCGTCGCAGCGACCGTCAAAAACGCGTCGGACTTTTCGGTCAACGTGCCCGATGGTGTTGAAGTCGATTTCGATGGCGTGATGAGTCGCATGCGAGAGCTACGTGCGAAGATCAGTCACAATGACTCTGCCAAACGCTTCCAAGATCTCGGCGTCGACGTCTACTTCGGACAGGCCAGCTTTCTGGACTCGCAAACAATCGATGTCGCGGGAACACGCCTTCCATTCAAAAGAGCGGTGATCGCAACGGGAGCCCGCGCCGCCGCTCCACCGATCAAGGGTCTGGACCAAGTCGACTACCTAACCAACGAATCCTTTTTCTCGCTGACCGAACTTCCAAAACGAATTGGAATCATTGGGGCCGGACCGATTGGCTGTGAGATGGCTCAATCGTTTGCCCAGCTAGGATCGGAAGTCTTCCTGATTGAGTCCCAGCATGGAATTCTCCCCAAAGAAGATCGCGAAGCCGCTGACATCGTTCAAAAAGCGATGCTGGCGGATGGTGTTCAGTTGCTTTGTTGTGGGCACGATCTCGAAATCAAAAACGATGGTGGAATCCGTTTGACGGTCGACTCACATGGCCAGCACTACGACCAACCGGTCGATCAGTTGCTCGTCGCCGTGGGACGGGCACCGAACGTGGAGAAGCTCAACCTCGATGCCGTTGGAGTCAAATTTGACAAGAACGGTGTGGATGTCAACGACAACCTTCAAACCACCAACCCCAACATTTTCGCGGCGGGCGACGTTGCATCCAAGTATCAATTCACTCACGTGGCGGACTTCTTGGCTCGGATTGTGATTCAGAATTCGCTTTTCGCGATCGGGCCATTTGGGAAGAAGAAAGCAAGCGACCTGATCATCCCTTGGGCAACCTACACCAGCCCTGAGATTGCTCATGTCGGCATGTACGAACAAGACGCCAAGGACGCGGGCATCGATATCGACACGTACATCCAACACTTCGACGAAGTTGATCGGGCCATCCTCGAGGGCGACGAAGAGGGATTCGTCAGGATTCACACGAAAAAGGGCACTGACAAAATCATTGGCGCGACGATCGTCGCCAAAAACGCCGGCGACATGATCTCGGAAATCACCATTGCAATGAACAACAACGTGGGGCTGGGTGCGATCGCCAACGCGATCCATCCTTATCCGACACAAGCCGAGGCGATCCGCAAGCTTGGCGATCAATACAACCGCACTCGCCTGACTTCTTTCAACAAGACCATGTTGAACGCATTGATGCGATGGAACGTCGGTCGCTGA
- a CDS encoding VTT domain-containing protein, whose amino-acid sequence MPTETSIAKLNQFIRWGSVAAILIAVLVIFRTLPINLVTSAMNEWIGGLGWWGPIVLVLLYIVATILFVPGTILTLAAGAIFGLAVGTIVVSIGSTVGAALAFLISRYVAREKVAKLAEDNRRFAAIDRAIEEGGWKIVGLLRLSPALPFNLQNYLYGLTPIRFWPYVFTSWLAMLPATFLYVYLGHITGAAVSADRERTPAEWAMLAVGLLATIAVTIYVTRLASRKLNEQVDQDQRDDTETLNEPKPTEDPNTRRTFALAGLALASVLFATYVSMNSERIKQTVTGWFGPPAVESTESHDVNPAGPSIDHSLLSELLASHVQEGGWVNYEALRDDTGKLDRYLSVVASAPWDKLGRDEKLALLLNGYNASTLKLILDHYPVQSIKDIPAADRWDAVRWNIGGNTWSLNQIEHEQIRPHFKEPRIHFALVCAAVGCPPLRREAYDADRLDEQLEDQTQIVHDHATWFEYLNGDNELRLTKLYDWYGDDFTQAAESIPRFAASYSQPLQRSIDSDQTPTITWLPYDWSLNSNLNRQPR is encoded by the coding sequence ATGCCCACCGAGACCTCCATCGCGAAACTCAACCAGTTCATCCGGTGGGGATCCGTCGCGGCAATCCTGATCGCGGTGCTGGTGATCTTCCGCACGCTTCCGATCAACCTTGTCACATCGGCAATGAACGAATGGATCGGAGGCCTGGGTTGGTGGGGCCCAATCGTTCTCGTGCTGCTGTACATCGTGGCGACAATTCTGTTTGTGCCTGGCACCATCTTGACGCTTGCCGCGGGAGCCATTTTTGGATTGGCTGTCGGAACCATCGTGGTTTCAATTGGTTCCACCGTGGGAGCCGCATTGGCGTTTTTGATCTCTCGGTATGTGGCCCGAGAGAAAGTTGCCAAGCTCGCCGAAGACAACCGTCGCTTCGCCGCCATTGATCGAGCGATCGAAGAAGGCGGGTGGAAGATCGTTGGGCTGCTTCGATTGTCACCGGCTTTGCCTTTCAACTTACAAAACTACTTGTACGGCCTGACTCCGATTCGTTTCTGGCCATACGTTTTCACCAGTTGGCTGGCGATGCTGCCTGCCACGTTTCTGTACGTCTACTTGGGGCACATCACGGGAGCAGCGGTCAGTGCTGACCGCGAACGCACACCTGCGGAATGGGCGATGCTCGCCGTCGGATTGTTGGCAACCATTGCGGTCACCATTTATGTCACTCGCTTGGCCAGTCGCAAACTGAACGAACAAGTCGACCAGGATCAGCGCGACGATACAGAGACACTGAACGAGCCCAAACCAACTGAAGATCCTAACACCCGCCGTACGTTCGCTCTGGCGGGTCTCGCCTTGGCATCGGTCTTGTTCGCCACCTACGTGTCGATGAACTCCGAACGAATCAAACAAACAGTGACGGGCTGGTTCGGTCCACCGGCGGTCGAGTCAACCGAATCTCATGACGTCAATCCCGCCGGACCCTCAATCGATCATTCGTTGCTAAGCGAGCTACTGGCGTCGCACGTTCAAGAAGGCGGCTGGGTGAACTACGAAGCCTTGCGAGACGACACCGGAAAGCTTGACCGGTACTTGAGCGTCGTTGCTTCCGCACCTTGGGACAAGCTCGGCCGCGACGAAAAGCTTGCCTTGCTCCTCAATGGCTACAACGCATCGACATTGAAATTGATCTTGGATCACTACCCCGTCCAGTCCATCAAAGACATTCCCGCCGCCGATCGCTGGGACGCCGTTCGATGGAACATCGGCGGCAACACATGGAGCCTCAACCAGATCGAACATGAACAAATCCGACCACACTTCAAAGAACCACGCATTCACTTCGCATTGGTGTGTGCCGCGGTCGGATGCCCGCCGCTCAGACGCGAAGCCTACGACGCAGATCGCCTGGACGAACAACTGGAGGATCAAACCCAGATTGTCCATGACCATGCCACTTGGTTTGAGTATCTCAATGGCGACAACGAACTCCGCTTGACCAAACTCTATGACTGGTACGGCGACGACTTCACGCAGGCGGCTGAATCCATCCCGCGTTTCGCGGCCTCTTATTCACAACCGTTGCAGCGTTCCATCGATTCCGATCAAACGCCGACCATCACCTGGTTGCCATACGACTGGTCACTCAACTCGAACCTGAATCGACAACCTCGATAG
- a CDS encoding ADP-ribosylglycohydrolase — protein sequence MKSELPAKELPDHHCPVCGSKQRVFLRYPWYICKECVALAEDGDGRRLNFGNVSFSGGFCFGYVDEPDTESRVCGSVFCLIHGRPVYVTEARFGGTVAQPLTSSHAVGMQLYDNVDLRRRTTS from the coding sequence ATGAAATCAGAGCTGCCCGCGAAAGAACTGCCCGACCACCATTGCCCTGTTTGTGGTTCCAAACAACGCGTCTTTCTTCGCTACCCTTGGTACATCTGCAAAGAATGCGTGGCTCTGGCCGAGGACGGCGATGGTCGACGCCTGAACTTCGGGAACGTGAGCTTCTCGGGTGGCTTTTGCTTTGGCTACGTGGACGAACCGGACACCGAGTCCCGAGTATGCGGCTCCGTGTTTTGCCTGATCCATGGACGCCCCGTGTATGTGACCGAAGCTCGGTTTGGCGGCACCGTGGCTCAACCTCTGACTTCATCACACGCGGTCGGCATGCAGCTTTACGACAACGTTGATTTGCGACGTCGCACCACATCATAG
- a CDS encoding bacterioferritin yields the protein MSKTQTIENLQKALGMELTATHQYQLHACVLDDWGMGLLASKMREELHEELGHSEDFLNRILFLKGNPNLTMQKTPVQAKTLKEMFESDLADEQEAIDFYTTASIQASEDRDIGTRQLFERIAVDEEGHAGWLELQLDLLERMGEPAYIAKHMPANSDE from the coding sequence ATGAGTAAGACACAAACGATTGAGAACTTGCAAAAAGCATTGGGCATGGAACTGACCGCGACGCACCAGTACCAGTTGCACGCCTGTGTGCTGGACGACTGGGGAATGGGGCTGTTGGCTTCCAAGATGCGTGAAGAATTGCATGAGGAATTGGGGCATTCGGAAGACTTCTTGAACCGAATCTTGTTCTTGAAAGGGAATCCCAACTTGACGATGCAGAAAACGCCTGTTCAGGCAAAGACTCTCAAAGAGATGTTCGAATCTGACTTGGCGGATGAGCAAGAAGCCATCGACTTCTACACCACCGCATCGATTCAAGCGAGCGAAGACCGAGACATCGGGACTCGCCAGTTGTTCGAACGCATTGCCGTGGACGAAGAAGGTCACGCTGGTTGGTTGGAATTGCAACTGGATCTGCTGGAACGAATGGGCGAACCCGCCTACATCGCGAAGCACATGCCCGCGAATTCAGACGAATAG
- a CDS encoding DsrE family protein, producing the protein MNRMIGLMTFGCLSFLVSLPGFTQENSSDAQSEVQRGSGFGRGPRAGRGPESGRGFGRGRGMRNGQRHGVEENGAGGNGPTAEQVGHDDRHDADHEVFQFLLQNHDAIRRTVKELPAGVETVTESDDPKIAEAIQEHVEWMEYRIEETNPIRMRDPLFAEIFRHTDKIKMVHENTDKGVRVTETSDDAYVVKLIQAHAKAVSGFVERGFAEAMKNHPVPKRSSDAAGDEKQTFEATTPVIEGVGKVVRLPNAVQQPKVGAKLLVDLTSGAEPGKLNPGLEKVAKYLNIYAGAGELPTEVQIAVVLHGGATLTVLNSDAYVAKFGTETNPNLELMHQLHEAGVDLYVCGQSLTASGAKPDEVVVFVDTAVSALTAVVNLQSDGFAYVPVSR; encoded by the coding sequence ATGAACCGAATGATTGGCTTGATGACGTTTGGGTGTTTGTCGTTCCTAGTGAGCCTGCCAGGGTTCACGCAAGAGAATTCCAGCGATGCTCAGTCAGAAGTCCAGCGAGGGTCAGGCTTTGGCCGTGGGCCGCGAGCCGGACGTGGACCGGAAAGTGGTCGGGGCTTTGGTCGAGGCCGTGGGATGAGGAACGGCCAGCGACATGGGGTGGAAGAAAATGGAGCGGGAGGAAACGGGCCGACGGCCGAACAGGTTGGCCATGATGACCGGCACGATGCTGACCATGAAGTGTTTCAGTTCCTGCTTCAAAACCATGATGCGATTCGGCGAACGGTCAAAGAGTTGCCTGCCGGCGTCGAAACGGTGACCGAATCGGATGATCCGAAGATTGCCGAGGCGATTCAGGAGCACGTCGAGTGGATGGAATATCGGATCGAAGAGACCAATCCGATTCGCATGCGAGATCCGTTGTTTGCGGAGATCTTTCGTCACACTGACAAGATCAAAATGGTTCACGAGAACACCGACAAAGGTGTTCGTGTGACAGAAACCTCCGACGACGCCTACGTGGTGAAGTTGATTCAAGCTCACGCGAAAGCTGTTTCTGGTTTTGTCGAGCGGGGATTCGCCGAAGCCATGAAGAATCATCCGGTTCCCAAGAGGTCCAGCGACGCAGCGGGTGATGAAAAGCAAACGTTTGAAGCAACCACACCGGTGATCGAAGGTGTCGGAAAGGTCGTGAGACTGCCAAACGCGGTTCAACAACCGAAGGTTGGGGCGAAGTTGCTGGTGGATTTAACCAGCGGTGCCGAACCCGGCAAACTCAATCCCGGGCTGGAGAAAGTTGCGAAGTATCTGAACATCTACGCGGGTGCGGGTGAACTTCCGACGGAAGTTCAAATTGCGGTGGTCCTCCATGGTGGAGCGACGTTGACGGTACTGAACTCCGATGCCTACGTGGCGAAGTTTGGCACAGAGACCAACCCGAACCTGGAACTGATGCATCAATTGCACGAGGCCGGAGTGGATTTGTATGTGTGCGGCCAATCGTTGACTGCATCCGGAG